Proteins found in one Homalodisca vitripennis isolate AUS2020 unplaced genomic scaffold, UT_GWSS_2.1 ScUCBcl_48;HRSCAF=789, whole genome shotgun sequence genomic segment:
- the LOC124370222 gene encoding protein ZBED8-like produces the protein MKDELMFSTELLTTTKAVDVMEAVSDFFKKHELSWQKLIGVCTDGAPSMLGSRSGFVQLVKEKNADVVGISKNSS, from the coding sequence atgaaggatGAACTGATGTTTTCTACTGAGCTGTTGACCACTACTAAAGCTGTAGATGTGATGGAAGCAGTATCAGACTTTTTTAAGAAACACGAACTTTCTTGGCAAAAACTTATTGGTGTATGCACAGATGGTGCTCCTTCAATGCTGGGTTCTCGTTCAGGCTTTGTGCAGTTGGTCAAAGAGAAGAATGCTGATGTGGTTGGGATCAGCAAAAACTCTTCCTAA